GTTCCCCACCTGGCATGTAAAGCACTAACCCCCAAGCTCATTATAGGCCTTTTACTGAGTAAAGGAAAGTGATTCTGGGGCTTATGTTGAAGTTTCACTGAATTTTGAATTGTCCTCACTTTTTGTTTGAGAAGAACATATAAACTACAATGGCATTGCAGCTATTGTGCATATTTCTTTCTAATTTTCAAAAGGGGATTAAACAGTTTTTGCTTTATAGCAAAATAATAAGCATTATAATCTTCCTAAATGTAGGATTTGTAGCAAATCTGTTGTATTGGATTGCATTAAACTGTGTAGTATACCTTATAAAGTGTCCAGGGAGTGCGCATTCCTGTGTTTTGTACTCTGTGGTTTAAGAAATCACAGTTAAACCAATGAAAACTGAAAACGCCTGCCTCTAGTCTCTTGCTGGACCGTATATCCTGCAATAGGCCAGTCGTTGTTTGCATTGCTGTCGCCTCACTGAGTTTAGATCTAATGTGccttgacgtgtgtgtgtgtgtgtgtgtgtgtgtgtgtgtgtgtgtgtgtgtgtgtgcgtgcgtgcgtgcgtgcgtgcgtgtgtgcgtgcgtgcgtgcgtgcgtgcgtgcgtgtgtgtgtttgctctttTCTCAGGATGGCCAAATGAACTTTTTGGACTGAGGACCAAAGATCAAAGGCCCTGATCCAATCTCCGACTTCTCATTAAAAGTATGAGCTGGGACTGAGGACGTGCTTCATAGTTTAATTTTGTGGTAAGTTTTATATGTGTACTTGCTTGTACACTTTCTGTTTACTTCTGCTTTTACAGGAGAATGTTTGCTGTTTTAAAGTTCATTAGTAAACCACATTACATATGGTTTACATGTGTGTGgttttatgcttgaattttaCTAAAAGCTACATCATCAAATGAGCACAAATACTGCATAAATCATTGAGGTATACACACCATGATACAAATCAGGCACTGGGGTTATCTGTGGGTACAATTTGGAggtaaatgcaaacaaaaacatgtggATTGTGCAATTTGAGGACATCTATATGATCCATGTGTAGGCTTAGTGACATGTGGTTCGACTTAGAGAAAAGTGTGCACACGTAAGCGTGGGATGGCTTCAGAGTTCATCGTCATTTCACatgaacaggtttttttttcccacagccAGCCACAACACAAAGCACACGTTTAAGGGTTATGGAGCTAACATTTAGCTGGAAGGATTAAAGGCacctccttttgtttttgaattggtCTCTCCTCTATTGCCATCAACACTCTTATGTGTCTCATGGCCCAACGCCATGATGTCATCatggaaaaggttttttttaaatggcaaagCAGAGGAAAAAAGCCAGAGTCAGCAAGAAAGGGCTGTGGGGAGGCGAGGAGCTGATGAAGGTTTGCGAAGGAAATACAGAAAGACCCAGCAGCCCAACACAACCCTAGTTTGATATTCCATGCATTTTTCAACGATGAGAAACAGGCTTGTTTCTCCTGAAGAAAAAGATTTTCTGAGGAGGTAGCATGGAGGTAACACAGAAGATGTAGATAATTAAAAGACTGCAAAGGAGAATGAACCTGAACTGTTACTGTATCTGGTGCACTGCTCCACAGGTTTTACTTTATGAACGACTTGACTAGTGAGTGTAAGGAGTCACGGcgtcacacagaaacacaatggAGCTCCTCAGACTGACAGGATGTCAGGAGGACAGACAGCTTAAATATCAGGGACACAAAGTCTAAACAATACacgtttttctttctttgagcCTCACAAATTGATCTGAGAGTTCCATCAGGCAGGAAAGAGTCCTTTGTGGCTACTTGGAAAATTGACTTTTGACCTCCTTTTAAAGAGAGCTGTCACAGTTTAGAGAGAATGGAAGAGGTAGAGTGCCATGTGCCAAATGTGTTATGAGGACCCCTGATGAAGCCAGTCCTTTTGGACTACAAAGAGGAGCTTTTGTTTGACACTTGGAGGCCTCATCCCACCCACTCGAAGGCATATGAAGTACCGTGGTCAGTGGGTTTGACATTCAGGCGCTGGACAGAATGTGACACTGGAGGAAGGATGCTTGGAAAACATTTCAAAGACTTTTAGCACCTGGAAGAGTATTAATATGGTGTCTATTTGCATTATACGCCAAAGTCAGATGTGTcatatgtttgttgtttttcaggtgTGAGGAAATCAAAGTCAAGCTCACCATGgatgtgaagaaaaaggaaatggaCCTGCTGAGCAACAGCATAGCTGCATATGCACACATCAAAGGTACACCCCAGCACAATACCTACATCTCCGTGTTAGTGATCTCTATCCAAAACAAATAATCAAGTAACATATTACTCTATTTGACAATCATTTATTTCCTGTCCTTAGCAAACCCAGAGAGCTTCGGCCTTTACTTTGTGCTTGGAGTGTGTTTCGGCCTGGTGCTGACGCTCTGCCTCCTGGTCATCCGCATCTCCTGTAAGCCACGGACCAACGTCGCCCCCCCCACGCCGGAGAAGAAACACTTAAAGGACATCAGCGTGGAAGACGAGGAGAGCGAGGACGATGACGATGAAGATGGGGATGATGTAGAGGTACCTATGCCTTTGCCCAGCACAGAAATCCCAGTTGGTAATcataccagccaatcagatggGACACTGAGTGTGAACGTATTTACTTCAGCTGAGGAGCTGGAACGGGCACAGCGACTGGAGGAGAGGGAACGCATCATACGTGAGATCTGGAGGAATGGCCAGCCTGATATCCTGGGGTCAGGAACAGGGACTATTGGAAGAGTGCATTACTACTAAGATACACAAGGCTTCAGGGGAAATATTCTGAGCTCTGTGAAAGACAGACAAGGACCTTTGGGCTGATCGGATGTTCCTAAAGCCTGTGAGACTTGTGTTAGATACAAAGCGACATGATGGAAACAGGACAGCATTGATGTGAGTCAATGCTATGCTAAAATACTTAGCTCTGACACAGTTGAACTATGTGATATTGCACTTCCCATGTAGCAGTGCTATGCAACTACATGCCATATAAAGAAAGAGGTGTTTTAAAGACTGATAAATCCATATGGAAAAGATGAATGTGGGAGCTGACACCTGAAGTAATCAGTTCATTGGTGcttaatgacaaaaaatgcaCACAACTTGGTTAATGTTTTAAGTACAGGGAAATGAAAGCATATATGGacaatgtatgtactgtattttgtaaTGAAGATTAATTGTGTGCAGTGAGGACAATTGTCCTCTAGACTGGTAAGTTTGTGGGGGAAAGAAAACAATCTCAGCAGTACTGTTAAAGGAAATTACATTGTTTGAACAAGCACATATCAATCAATTTGGGGGTGAGATTGCAAAGTATAATGTAAATACAATTCAAATTGGAGTCTTTAATTTCCCCATGCCTGTGTTTTCAGGGATAATTCCACCAAAGGAAATGACAGAATTAAAGTATTACGCTGAAATCATTTGCTGTTGTTTCTCTGGATAATGCTAGGATGTCAGACAAATACAGAGCTCATTTTCTGTGTACATTTGGGCCATGGATTTataaaaaagacaagagagagagagagagagagagagagagagagagagagagagagagaaagagaggggaagagaggggaagagagagggagagaaagagaaagagagagagagagagagagcaaattTGCTAACAAGATTGATGGAAAGgtcattttttgtaatttgttatTCTACTTAATGCCTCTGGTATGTGCCTTAAAAGGACAGAAATACAGCACAATTCTGGGAACAAGGCTCTAGTGGAGGCAGCATTAGGTTTAAAAGAGAAGATGTTCTGATAACAGAAAGAATGGGATAAGTTAGAATGaaattgatttctttttctctttaaatggaacaaaaagaaaaacaggccaGTCTGAATGCTGGTGCAGCCAGATCAGATGAACTTCTTTTAACCAAAGGTTATTTTCCCCAAAGAGGGGACCCCCTTATGTAGCCTGCGTCCTGTTTGGAATAAATTGGTAGCCTACTTACTTTTTACACTTCTGTAGTGCTAAGTaagagaacacaaaaaaaacgtaGAGATATAAGACATGCATAAAACATAATTGCAAGAGCTAGACAGAATCTAGCTAGGCTGACCTATGaactattatttaaaaattaaaatattgtttgttGAACTTTGAAGTCTTTGGAAAAGTGAATGAATCTGAGATCTTCACGGACCACCTAGCACAGGCCTcactttgagaaccactgtaGACACCTCGGTACCGGCGGCTGTAACGTGGCATTCGGTATGTGAGCGCACCCTTGTGCACTGTGGGTACATATTTAACCTGTCACCTGGCTCACTCGTTTGCTGCTAGTGTTACTGTTGTTGTATTTCCTAGACAAACTTGTCCAACCATGTATGCTACTTATGGTTTTGGGGATTGAAAATAATCATGAATGCGTCGCTCGTCCCCAGCTgtccacacacacgcacacaccttgAAGCGTTTTGCTTTACCTGCATCGGCTGTTGACAACTTGGGACTTCCGCCCCCCTCACCGAGGTAAGTGCTAGCTGCTAATTGTAACGTGGATTGTAAAGGACGTCAGCTGTGTTCAGTTGTTGTTAACAGAGCAAAGCAATGTTGCTTGACAATGTGTTTAGCCACGCTAGATGTTCAGATTGTTATATCTCAACATATAGCGTTATTTAACGGATTGCTATGACATTTAGTGCAGCCATTCATGGTTTCCAAAGGGTTAAAACTACAGACTTTGGACCACCAAgaagttgacatttttgtttttgagtaACATCTGATGCGATTGAATTTGGTGCAGATTTTCAAGGATGCCAGATTATACATTCCTTTCTCCTTGATTCCTTGACTCCTTGACTTTTTATCTACTCTAGCACCACCAGCATGTCACATTCTTCacttatcagaatcagaatcagaaatacttttgaAATACTTATCTTATACTTAACTTATACTTAACTTATACTTATCTTCACTTTTGAAAAATCTCAACAATCTCTAGCCTACTGGATACATTGGCACAGACATTGCTGGTTTCCAGAGGATGCTACCCAAAGGACTgagtgatcccctgacttttcctctagtgctaccagacatttttgtttttagtgaaaTATTTCAACTAATTTTTATTTACTGCCACCATAGATTTGACATAGATTTCACATTTTTGGCTCTAAGTTTAATGCCTGCACAATTATTGGATGAAACATTCCTGTTCTCTACAGCATGCATTGAAGTAACATAGTGTTTCCCTGACTGAAAAGACTTTTCCAAATTCTTCGATTTACAACCAAATACCTAAAAacactaatgacattcccatcagccacaGCTGTATTTTGAGTTCAGTGCTACATAGCCAATGTCAACATGTGCTAAACTAAGATAGTGTAGTAAGTATTGCAAAACACGAGGACATTAGCCTTTAGCTCAAAGAACAAAGTAAAAAGTTGTTAGCATTGCTAGGTTAAATTGTCTCTCTTTTGAACCTGCTGCCATATTTGCATGTCTTGGAGGCTGATTACTTCTTCTCTTATGCTGTTAATATTTGTCTGCTGTTTGAATTCGCTTGTATGAAGTTAGTATGCTGGCTGCTAATGTCGTATGTCTCTTATGCTGCTGAAATGCATTAGTTTCGGTTCTTATGCTTTTATTATGTGCTGACTGATTGATAACTATGTGCAGTGTGTCTGCATTGGTAGTAATTGTGAATGACAAAATTTCTTTGTGTATTATATGATGCTTTTTAGAGGGAGCTTAATTGGTTTTGTGGCATGTTTCCTTCTATGTTGTAATTGTTTTGCAGAGTGGGCTCTGGTTTGTACACCGGCTTCTGCTATGTAATCACAATTGCCTGTTTACTTAATTATTTCACTGTAATATTAGTTTCATGAGAAACAAAGAAGGGCTTTTGTCGCACACAACACTCATTTTCACATGTTCTTCATATTTGGCTTACATAAGTAAGTGTTTCAGTTCTCAGTTTTCTAGATTGTATATTCCCCGACTGGAGGTGTTTTGTTTGGAATGGCCACAAAGATTGTGTACAGAAAATATCATAGACTTCAAtggtatagtgtgtgtgtgtgtgtgtgtgtgtgtgtggggggggggggggggggggggggggcttttattaaatgtgttggtcagtttgtctgcttgacaatcccattttgcagcaataaaatttaagtgagataaataaaacagagaaatatatccttttagataaaacagatggtgacaaagtttccttttggggacataatttgaaagtgagaaaaatttgacgttggaaaaaaaggttatatatTACAATAAGTTtcaaatcgcaataatatcgtatcatgataatattgtattgtggggcctctggtgatt
The Etheostoma spectabile isolate EspeVRDwgs_2016 chromosome 6, UIUC_Espe_1.0, whole genome shotgun sequence genome window above contains:
- the eva1ba gene encoding eva-1 homolog Ba — translated: MDVKKKEMDLLSNSIAAYAHIKANPESFGLYFVLGVCFGLVLTLCLLVIRISCKPRTNVAPPTPEKKHLKDISVEDEESEDDDDEDGDDVEVPMPLPSTEIPVGNHTSQSDGTLSVNVFTSAEELERAQRLEERERIIREIWRNGQPDILGSGTGTIGRVHYY